From the Desulfovibrio sp. JY genome, one window contains:
- a CDS encoding GNAT family N-acetyltransferase: MRRWQDGQTVASPQEVPGRGVRIRAGYAPGLVGGVGALLGRYYAKAWGAGAPYEVMAVRDVCAFIEGYDPDRDLMLAAYAGEVLVGSIAVIGRASGADGAHLRFFLVDPSWQGNGIGKALFTRAMAWWRERGGGRMSLWTVDGLPVSRRMYEKAGFRIVERVSDARNTVLRENIKMVLDLPADGH; encoded by the coding sequence ATGCGGCGCTGGCAAGACGGTCAAACGGTCGCGTCCCCGCAAGAGGTTCCCGGCCGGGGCGTGCGCATCCGCGCCGGCTATGCGCCGGGACTGGTCGGCGGCGTGGGCGCGCTGCTCGGCCGGTATTACGCCAAGGCCTGGGGCGCGGGCGCGCCGTATGAGGTGATGGCCGTGCGCGACGTGTGCGCGTTCATCGAGGGCTACGATCCGGACAGGGACCTGATGCTTGCGGCGTATGCCGGCGAGGTCCTGGTCGGGTCCATTGCCGTCATCGGCCGCGCTTCAGGGGCGGACGGGGCGCACTTGCGCTTTTTTCTCGTGGACCCGTCCTGGCAGGGTAACGGCATCGGCAAGGCGCTTTTTACCCGTGCCATGGCCTGGTGGCGGGAACGCGGGGGCGGCCGGATGTCGCTTTGGACCGTGGACGGCCTGCCCGTGTCGCGCCGCATGTACGAGAAAGCCGGGTTCCGCATTGTCGAACGCGTCAGCGATGCCCGCAACACGGTGCTGCGCGAGAACATCAAAATGGTGCTCGACCTGCCCGCCGACGGGCATTGA
- a CDS encoding GNAT family N-acetyltransferase: MASAMETGATRREEAAQVVVGGGVSIRSGYEPGIVGRVGELHGRYYAAAWGSGAPFEILATRDVCAFIEGYDPARDLMLGAYGEGGMVGSIAILGRKPGPDGVQLRFFIVDPAWHGHGVGKALLHKALAWCRERGYGKVFLWTVDGLPASRRLYEKAGFRIVAREPDDRYTVLRDNLKMVLDLSAAGH; encoded by the coding sequence ATGGCAAGCGCAATGGAAACGGGCGCGACGCGCCGGGAGGAAGCGGCACAGGTTGTAGTCGGCGGCGGGGTCTCCATCCGCAGCGGCTACGAGCCGGGCATCGTCGGCCGGGTGGGCGAGTTGCACGGCCGTTATTACGCTGCGGCCTGGGGATCGGGCGCGCCCTTCGAGATATTGGCCACGCGGGACGTGTGCGCCTTTATCGAGGGCTACGATCCGGCGCGCGACCTCATGCTCGGCGCCTACGGCGAGGGCGGCATGGTGGGTTCCATCGCTATCCTCGGCCGCAAGCCCGGGCCGGACGGGGTGCAGCTGCGGTTTTTCATCGTGGACCCGGCCTGGCACGGCCATGGCGTAGGCAAGGCGCTGCTTCATAAGGCCCTGGCCTGGTGCCGGGAGCGGGGCTACGGCAAGGTGTTTCTTTGGACCGTGGACGGGCTGCCCGCCTCGCGCCGGCTGTACGAAAAGGCCGGCTTCCGGATCGTCGCCCGGGAGCCGGACGACCGGTACACGGTGCTGCGCGACAACCTCAAGATGGTGCTCGACCTGTCCGCCGCCGGACACTGA
- a CDS encoding TrmB family transcriptional regulator encodes MTIDPQELTALGLTAYEAGAYLALLGRPELTSAEVAARAGIPRQRVYDVLASLAAKGLCLARDVSPRAFVAVDPAVGLDMLAREREATLARERETTKALAARLATALGPVFASGRGQNDPLAYVEVLSGATRIAHRALALAREAKRSVASCITRPMILSVEQNTTFMQAPLGRGLGYRALCDAAIMDDPELGVLLETLCGQGLALRVADSLPLKMQAFDDEVALLSMQDPAGGPPHFTAVVIHNRGVAAMLSLAFEALWQAARPL; translated from the coding sequence ATGACGATCGATCCGCAGGAACTGACGGCCCTGGGGCTGACGGCCTACGAGGCCGGGGCGTATCTGGCGCTGCTCGGCCGGCCGGAGCTGACGTCGGCCGAGGTGGCGGCCCGGGCCGGCATCCCCAGGCAGCGCGTGTACGATGTGCTGGCCTCCCTGGCCGCCAAGGGGCTGTGTCTGGCCCGGGACGTTTCGCCCAGGGCCTTTGTGGCCGTGGACCCGGCGGTGGGGCTCGATATGCTGGCCCGGGAACGGGAAGCGACCCTGGCCCGGGAGCGGGAGACGACCAAGGCCCTGGCGGCGCGGTTGGCCACGGCCCTGGGGCCTGTCTTTGCCTCGGGCCGGGGGCAGAACGATCCCCTGGCCTATGTCGAGGTGCTTTCGGGCGCGACCCGCATCGCCCACCGGGCGCTGGCCCTGGCCCGGGAGGCCAAGCGGTCGGTCGCCTCGTGCATCACCCGGCCCATGATCCTGTCCGTGGAGCAAAACACCACCTTCATGCAGGCGCCGCTTGGCCGGGGGCTCGGCTACCGGGCCCTTTGCGACGCGGCCATCATGGACGATCCGGAACTGGGCGTCCTGCTGGAGACGCTTTGCGGTCAGGGGTTGGCGCTTCGCGTGGCCGACTCGCTGCCGCTCAAGATGCAGGCCTTCGACGACGAGGTGGCGTTGCTTTCCATGCAGGATCCGGCAGGCGGGCCGCCGCATTTCACGGCGGTGGTCATTCATAACCGGGGGGTGGCGGCCATGCTGTCCCTGGCCTTTGAAGCGTTGTGGCAGGCGGCAAGGCCCCTGTGA
- a CDS encoding YgjV family protein — MDFTAPSQIVGYVAFALGIFAFAQRIDWRLKFLVASECVAYTLHFYLLGNNAASVSAALSAMRTFASLKTRSAWVAGFFLVLNLVLGVAVATSWTAVFPIMAGLSGTVAVFFLRGIGMRLGLLCATLCWLTNNILSGSIGGTMLESSIAVVNATTMLRLWRAGRLR, encoded by the coding sequence ATGGATTTTACCGCTCCTTCGCAAATCGTCGGTTATGTCGCGTTCGCGCTCGGGATCTTCGCCTTTGCCCAGCGCATCGACTGGCGGCTCAAGTTTCTGGTGGCCAGCGAATGCGTGGCCTATACGCTGCACTTCTACCTGCTCGGCAACAATGCCGCGTCAGTCAGCGCGGCCCTGTCGGCCATGCGGACCTTTGCCTCGCTCAAGACCCGTTCGGCGTGGGTGGCGGGCTTTTTCCTGGTGCTCAATCTGGTGCTCGGCGTGGCCGTGGCCACGTCGTGGACGGCGGTCTTTCCCATCATGGCCGGGCTGTCGGGCACGGTGGCGGTCTTTTTCCTGCGGGGGATCGGCATGCGGCTCGGACTGCTTTGCGCCACGCTTTGCTGGCTGACCAACAACATCCTGTCGGGCTCCATCGGCGGCACGATGCTCGAATCGTCCATCGCCGTGGTCAACGCCACGACCATGCTGCGGCTGTGGCGGGCGGGCAGACTGCGCTAA
- a CDS encoding HAMP domain-containing histidine kinase: protein MTSARDVAETLTVLSLGASEDPSVLDREVLEAVARRVHQKMDDYEAYSFSALQSISLNIFFDLAQEFPTLEHLYAVCLLIPKMFFNIDCNLYVLDSKSGSIRRCAYKCPPKDAGEFGDLPFPQKAMVREDRLFIPIKGNHELISQLPFTPREDVFGMLEIFPASHLSEHDRLFFERYANRFGYQLHNRILANKNKEHLHFIRSLVKDIGHNVIVPNIYFKLYYKRLRSKIDLLKFFEWKLKQSFEGEAGEGQAISPAQDKLLRDLGYIHEGLMDQYRQILTHYEQTSLFLETLLRRSHFEEGRYVLEKRACNFKKQVIDLQLERYRPRFEERGIEIDTSLGGVPDQEIEVVVDIGLISQVYANLFSNAVKYTREVVDGSGRKRRFISFGWERKENFFGPGRDGIKLNVFTSGPPIPPETAAHLFEEGVRGENASGEYGTGHGLYFIREVVRLHGGVEGYEATSLGNNFFFVLPMDPIL, encoded by the coding sequence ATGACCAGCGCCAGGGACGTTGCCGAGACGCTTACAGTCCTAAGCCTTGGCGCTTCGGAAGATCCGTCCGTCCTCGACCGTGAGGTGCTCGAGGCCGTGGCCCGCCGCGTCCATCAGAAAATGGACGACTACGAGGCCTATAGTTTCTCGGCCCTGCAAAGTATCTCCCTCAACATCTTTTTCGATCTGGCCCAGGAGTTTCCGACCCTGGAGCATCTCTATGCGGTGTGCCTGCTCATCCCCAAGATGTTTTTCAACATCGACTGCAACCTGTATGTCCTGGACAGCAAAAGCGGCTCGATCCGGCGTTGCGCCTACAAGTGCCCGCCCAAGGACGCCGGGGAGTTTGGGGATCTGCCCTTTCCGCAAAAGGCCATGGTGCGCGAGGACAGGCTTTTCATCCCCATCAAGGGCAACCACGAACTCATTTCGCAATTGCCGTTCACGCCCCGGGAAGATGTCTTCGGCATGCTCGAGATATTCCCGGCCAGTCACCTGAGCGAACACGACCGGCTCTTTTTCGAGCGCTATGCCAACCGCTTCGGCTACCAACTCCACAACCGCATCCTGGCCAACAAGAACAAGGAGCACCTCCACTTCATCCGCAGCCTGGTCAAGGACATCGGGCACAACGTCATTGTGCCCAACATCTATTTCAAGCTGTATTACAAGCGGTTGCGCTCCAAAATTGACCTGCTCAAGTTCTTCGAGTGGAAGCTCAAGCAGTCCTTCGAGGGCGAAGCCGGGGAAGGGCAGGCGATAAGCCCCGCCCAGGACAAACTCCTGCGGGATCTGGGCTACATCCATGAAGGGCTCATGGACCAGTACCGTCAGATACTCACCCACTACGAGCAGACGAGCCTCTTTCTGGAGACGCTCTTGCGGCGGTCCCATTTCGAGGAAGGGCGCTATGTGCTGGAGAAGCGGGCCTGCAACTTCAAAAAGCAGGTCATCGACCTGCAGCTCGAACGCTACCGCCCCCGCTTCGAGGAACGCGGCATCGAGATCGACACTTCCCTTGGCGGCGTGCCAGACCAGGAAATCGAGGTGGTGGTCGACATCGGGCTCATCAGCCAGGTGTACGCCAATCTTTTTTCCAACGCGGTCAAGTACACCCGCGAGGTGGTGGACGGTTCCGGCCGCAAGCGCCGGTTCATTTCCTTTGGCTGGGAGCGCAAGGAGAATTTCTTCGGACCCGGCCGCGACGGCATCAAGCTCAACGTCTTCACTTCCGGACCGCCCATTCCGCCGGAAACCGCCGCGCACCTGTTCGAGGAGGGGGTGCGGGGGGAAAACGCCTCAGGCGAGTACGGCACCGGCCACGGCCTGTACTTCATCCGCGAGGTGGTACGGCTGCACGGCGGGGTCGAGGGCTACGAGGCCACCTCGCTCGGCAACAACTTCTTTTTCGTCCTGCCCATGGACCCCATTCTTTAG
- a CDS encoding molybdopterin-guanine dinucleotide biosynthesis protein MobB, protein MRKGVQVLGFKKSGKTALCEALLARFSSLGVVPCALKCTHNPGLDKEDTDTDRFLAHCRTVGAIAARESALFWNDPRKISDMIAMLDGEVLVIEGGREHAVAPRVLVLREPAEAEALSAPGLVLGTYGTVRAPGLPHFESLEAVAEAVLEKGFVLPGLDCGACGREDCGELAADILAGRATPDDCATTRVALSVTVGGRQLTVNPFVERILASGIRGLLSELKGFAPGPIEIHID, encoded by the coding sequence ATGAGAAAAGGGGTGCAGGTTCTGGGGTTCAAGAAATCCGGCAAGACCGCCTTGTGCGAGGCGCTGCTGGCGCGGTTCTCAAGCCTTGGTGTCGTGCCGTGCGCGCTCAAGTGCACGCACAACCCGGGACTCGACAAGGAGGATACGGACACCGACCGCTTCCTGGCGCATTGCCGCACGGTGGGGGCCATCGCCGCCCGGGAGAGCGCGCTTTTCTGGAACGATCCGCGCAAGATTTCGGACATGATCGCCATGCTCGACGGCGAGGTGCTGGTGATCGAGGGCGGCCGGGAACATGCCGTGGCCCCGCGCGTGCTGGTGTTGCGCGAGCCGGCCGAGGCCGAGGCGCTCTCCGCCCCGGGGCTCGTCCTTGGGACCTACGGGACGGTGCGCGCCCCCGGGCTGCCCCATTTCGAAAGCCTGGAAGCCGTGGCCGAGGCGGTCCTGGAAAAAGGTTTCGTCCTGCCCGGTCTCGACTGCGGTGCCTGCGGCCGGGAAGACTGCGGCGAACTGGCCGCCGACATCCTGGCCGGCCGGGCCACGCCCGACGATTGCGCCACCACCCGCGTGGCCCTGTCCGTGACCGTCGGCGGCAGGCAGCTCACCGTCAACCCCTTCGTGGAGCGCATTCTGGCTTCCGGCATCCGGGGGCTTCTCTCCGAACTCAAGGGCTTTGCTCCCGGCCCCATTGAAATTCATATCGATTAG
- a CDS encoding energy-coupling factor ABC transporter ATP-binding protein: MDALYELEDVTQRYDERVVLDIPRLVIAPGSITGLAGPNGGGKSTLLRLLAFLESPASGVVRYRGEPTLGREFALRGEVTYFPQEPYLLKRSVRANVGYGLLVRGAGAADIRERVDTALAAVGLDPGRFAPRSWRQLSGGEVKRVALAARLALRPRVLLLDEPTANLDKDSAELVRRAVFAAREQYGTTLVISGHDQRWLDAVCDSKLKLREGGLLAPDAAEETGGHRRMA, translated from the coding sequence ATGGACGCGCTCTACGAGTTGGAAGACGTCACCCAGCGCTACGACGAAAGGGTCGTGCTCGATATCCCGCGCCTGGTCATCGCGCCGGGCTCCATTACGGGGCTTGCCGGACCCAATGGCGGCGGCAAGAGCACGCTTTTGCGCCTGCTCGCCTTTCTGGAATCCCCGGCCTCGGGCGTGGTGCGCTACCGGGGGGAACCGACCCTTGGCCGCGAGTTTGCCCTGCGCGGCGAAGTCACCTATTTTCCCCAGGAGCCGTATCTGCTCAAGCGCTCGGTGCGGGCCAACGTGGGCTACGGGCTTTTGGTGCGGGGCGCGGGCGCGGCGGATATCCGGGAGCGCGTGGACACGGCCCTGGCCGCCGTGGGGCTCGACCCGGGCCGTTTCGCGCCAAGGTCCTGGCGGCAGCTTTCCGGCGGCGAGGTCAAGCGGGTGGCCCTGGCGGCCAGGCTCGCCTTGCGGCCCAGGGTGCTGCTGCTCGACGAACCCACGGCCAACCTCGACAAGGACAGCGCCGAGCTGGTGCGCCGGGCGGTCTTTGCCGCCAGGGAGCAGTACGGCACGACCCTGGTCATAAGCGGCCATGACCAGCGCTGGCTGGATGCGGTGTGCGACAGCAAGCTCAAGTTGCGCGAGGGCGGCCTTCTCGCGCCGGATGCGGCCGAGGAAACAGGCGGGCACAGGAGGATGGCATGA
- a CDS encoding ABC transporter permease, translating to MNYILDGLRQALVLLAHGDPETFSAVWTTLIVTFEAMIATLLLGAPAGFMLGYHEFPGKRAVRLLVETFLSFPTVVIGLVVYAFISRRGPLGNWELLFTVPGMAVGLTILGLPIVIALTAQAVESLDPRLRPTLLTLGARPRHLFLATLAEARFGMLLATTAAFGRIVSEIGISMMLGGNIKWDTRTITTAIALETGKGEFATGIALGMVLMVIAFAVNLIAAVCRRRAG from the coding sequence ATGAATTATATTCTCGACGGGCTTCGCCAGGCCCTGGTCCTGCTGGCGCACGGCGATCCGGAAACCTTTTCCGCTGTCTGGACCACGTTGATCGTCACCTTCGAGGCCATGATCGCCACCCTCCTGCTCGGTGCGCCCGCCGGGTTCATGCTCGGCTACCACGAATTTCCGGGCAAGCGGGCCGTGCGGCTGCTGGTCGAGACCTTTCTTTCCTTTCCCACGGTGGTCATCGGACTCGTGGTGTATGCCTTCATTTCCCGGCGCGGGCCGCTCGGGAATTGGGAGCTTCTTTTTACCGTGCCGGGCATGGCCGTGGGGCTCACCATCCTGGGGCTGCCCATCGTCATCGCGCTGACGGCCCAAGCCGTGGAGAGCCTGGACCCGAGGCTGCGACCGACCCTGCTCACCCTCGGGGCCAGGCCACGACATCTGTTTCTGGCCACCCTGGCCGAGGCCCGCTTCGGCATGTTGCTCGCCACCACCGCCGCCTTCGGCCGCATCGTGTCCGAGATCGGCATCTCCATGATGCTTGGCGGCAACATCAAGTGGGACACCCGCACCATCACCACGGCCATCGCCCTGGAGACGGGCAAAGGTGAATTCGCCACCGGCATCGCCCTCGGCATGGTGCTCATGGTCATCGCCTTCGCCGTCAACCTGATCGCGGCGGTCTGTCGCCGGAGGGCCGGCTGA
- a CDS encoding substrate-binding domain-containing protein: MRLKTLRWVLAAVAIAVLCAGPALAKEETLMMATTTSTDDTGLLPVLADAFKKDTGITLKWVAVGTGKALEHGRNCDVDVLLVHAPAAEKKFVEDGNGVNRTQVMYNDFVLVGPAADPAKVKGMKAGEALAAIAAAKAPFVSRGDDSGTHKKEKSLWKAAGMAVPDKDTWYASVGQGMMKTLNIAGERGAYTLVDRGTYIKYADQAGGKPALVVLVEGDKPLLNQYSVITVNPDNCENTNFKAAEKFREWLASPKGQKLVGDFTLKGKKLFTPNAGK, encoded by the coding sequence ATGCGTTTGAAAACCTTGCGCTGGGTGCTTGCGGCAGTTGCCATTGCCGTGTTGTGCGCCGGGCCGGCTTTGGCCAAGGAAGAAACCCTGATGATGGCCACCACCACCAGCACCGACGATACCGGGCTGCTGCCGGTCCTGGCCGACGCCTTTAAAAAGGACACCGGCATCACCCTCAAATGGGTGGCCGTGGGCACGGGCAAGGCCCTGGAGCATGGCCGGAACTGCGACGTGGACGTGCTGCTGGTCCATGCCCCGGCGGCCGAGAAAAAATTCGTGGAGGACGGCAACGGCGTCAACCGCACCCAAGTCATGTATAACGACTTCGTGCTGGTCGGCCCGGCGGCCGATCCGGCCAAGGTCAAGGGCATGAAGGCCGGCGAGGCCCTGGCGGCCATCGCCGCGGCCAAGGCGCCTTTCGTGAGCCGGGGCGACGATTCCGGCACCCACAAGAAGGAAAAGTCCCTGTGGAAGGCCGCCGGCATGGCCGTGCCGGACAAGGATACCTGGTACGCCTCGGTGGGGCAGGGCATGATGAAGACGCTCAACATCGCCGGCGAACGCGGCGCCTACACCCTGGTCGATCGCGGCACGTACATCAAATACGCCGATCAGGCCGGGGGCAAGCCGGCCCTGGTCGTGCTGGTCGAGGGCGACAAGCCGCTGCTCAATCAGTACAGCGTCATCACCGTCAATCCGGACAATTGCGAGAACACCAACTTCAAGGCCGCCGAGAAGTTTCGCGAGTGGCTGGCGTCACCAAAGGGACAGAAGCTCGTGGGCGATTTCACCCTCAAGGGGAAAAAGCTCTTTACGCCCAATGCCGGCAAATAA
- a CDS encoding flagellin: MALSINNNLMANTVSRNLNNSYSALATSTQRLSSGLRINTAADDAAGLAIRELMRSDVAAINQGVRNANDAISMIQTADGALQVVDEKLIRMKELAEQAATGTYTSDQRLIIDSEYQAMASEITRIASATDFNGIYLLNGNLSGSTHSGAGLNAAGKLKVHFGSGNQSAEDYYYVQIGTSTASALGVGLGAASGASGRSISTQELAQKALDAIQTAIVSKDKIRANLGALQNRLENTISNLQIQSENLQAAESQISDVDVATEMTHFVKEQILTQSAVAMLSQANSLPKMAMQLIQG; the protein is encoded by the coding sequence ATGGCTCTCTCAATCAATAACAACCTGATGGCCAACACTGTTTCGCGGAACCTGAACAATTCCTACTCCGCTCTGGCCACTTCGACCCAACGTCTGTCTTCGGGCCTGCGCATCAACACCGCCGCTGACGACGCCGCCGGTCTGGCCATTCGCGAGCTTATGCGCTCGGACGTGGCCGCCATCAACCAGGGCGTTCGCAACGCCAACGACGCCATCTCCATGATCCAGACCGCCGACGGCGCGCTCCAGGTCGTGGACGAAAAGCTCATCCGCATGAAGGAACTGGCCGAACAGGCGGCCACCGGTACCTACACTTCGGATCAGCGCCTCATCATCGACTCCGAATACCAGGCCATGGCCTCGGAAATCACCCGAATCGCCAGCGCCACGGACTTCAACGGCATTTATCTCTTAAACGGCAACCTGTCCGGCAGCACCCACAGCGGCGCGGGGCTTAACGCCGCCGGCAAGCTCAAGGTGCACTTCGGTTCCGGCAACCAAAGCGCCGAGGACTACTACTACGTCCAGATCGGCACTTCCACCGCCTCCGCCCTGGGCGTGGGCCTGGGCGCCGCATCCGGCGCTTCCGGCCGCAGCATCTCCACCCAGGAACTGGCCCAGAAGGCCCTCGACGCCATCCAGACGGCCATCGTGTCCAAGGACAAGATCCGGGCCAACCTGGGCGCCCTGCAAAACCGCCTGGAGAACACCATCTCCAACCTGCAGATCCAGTCCGAAAACCTGCAGGCCGCGGAATCCCAGATTTCCGATGTGGACGTGGCGACCGAAATGACCCATTTCGTCAAGGAGCAGATCCTGACCCAGTCGGCAGTGGCCATGTTGTCCCAGGCCAACTCCCTGCCCAAGATGGCCATGCAGCTCATCCAGGGTTAA
- a CDS encoding LysR family transcriptional regulator → MDVRRLQAFAKVYDLRSFSKAGEELMLSQPTISAHIMALEEELGAQLFDRLGRTVLPTQAGDVLHRYCTTIFSQLDLAKADILALSQRVSGDLVIGGSTIPAQYIIPGLVARFLKQYPEVRVDLRGGDTSEITTMVAAGEAHVGIIGAPARQAELACRSILEDSLVLVGSRAQAHVRLGGDDWRQRLTELPWVMREPGSGTRQAMEEGLVAAGVDPRHLRTVLQVHSSLAVLECVAAGLGVSVVSRMAARGYLESGAVTLLETPQLVMRRSFYIVYHGRRYMFPALRFFLAASESL, encoded by the coding sequence ATGGATGTTCGTCGTCTGCAGGCGTTTGCCAAGGTCTATGATCTGCGCAGTTTCTCCAAGGCCGGCGAGGAACTCATGCTGTCCCAGCCGACGATCAGCGCCCACATCATGGCCTTGGAAGAGGAACTCGGGGCGCAGCTTTTCGATCGTCTCGGCCGCACCGTGCTGCCGACCCAGGCCGGCGACGTGCTCCATCGTTATTGCACCACCATCTTCAGTCAGCTCGACCTGGCCAAAGCCGATATCCTGGCCTTGTCCCAGCGGGTTTCCGGAGACCTCGTCATTGGCGGCAGCACCATTCCGGCCCAATACATCATTCCCGGGCTCGTGGCCCGTTTTCTCAAACAGTATCCCGAAGTGCGCGTGGACCTGCGCGGCGGCGACACCTCGGAAATCACGACCATGGTAGCGGCCGGCGAGGCCCATGTGGGCATCATCGGCGCGCCGGCGCGCCAAGCGGAGCTCGCCTGCCGTTCGATCCTCGAGGATTCGCTGGTTCTCGTCGGTTCCCGCGCCCAGGCCCATGTCCGTCTTGGCGGCGACGACTGGCGGCAACGCCTGACCGAACTGCCCTGGGTCATGCGCGAACCGGGGTCCGGCACACGGCAGGCCATGGAGGAAGGACTGGTGGCGGCCGGCGTGGACCCGCGGCACCTGCGTACGGTATTGCAAGTGCATTCGTCGCTGGCGGTGCTCGAATGCGTGGCCGCCGGGCTCGGCGTGTCGGTCGTATCCCGCATGGCCGCGCGCGGGTATCTGGAAAGCGGTGCGGTGACGCTTTTGGAAACACCGCAACTGGTCATGCGGCGCAGTTTTTATATCGTGTATCACGGCCGGCGCTATATGTTCCCGGCCTTGCGTTTTTTTCTGGCCGCAAGCGAAAGCCTGTAG
- the rplQ gene encoding 50S ribosomal protein L17, whose amino-acid sequence MRHKKSGRKFGRTAPHRKAMLRNMARSLLVHERIRTTEHKAKELRGVVEHLVTLSQTDSVHARRLAYKVLENHQLVARLFDEIGPRFRGQGGGYTRVVKLSLPRNGDCAAMAIIELTRREGETVVEAKPTPVATPAETPAAPAEGESQE is encoded by the coding sequence ATGAGACATAAAAAATCCGGACGCAAATTTGGCAGGACCGCCCCCCATCGGAAGGCCATGCTGCGTAATATGGCGCGCTCGCTTCTTGTCCACGAGCGCATTCGTACCACCGAACACAAGGCCAAGGAACTGCGCGGCGTTGTCGAGCATCTGGTGACCCTGTCCCAGACCGATAGCGTGCATGCCCGCCGTCTGGCCTACAAGGTTCTGGAGAACCACCAGCTGGTCGCCCGCCTCTTCGACGAGATCGGTCCCCGTTTTCGCGGACAGGGCGGCGGTTACACCCGCGTGGTCAAGCTGAGCCTGCCCCGTAACGGCGATTGCGCCGCCATGGCCATCATCGAGCTGACCCGCCGCGAGGGCGAGACGGTCGTCGAGGCCAAACCCACTCCCGTTGCCACTCCCGCCGAGACGCCGGCCGCGCCGGCCGAAGGCGAGTCCCAGGAATAG
- a CDS encoding DNA-directed RNA polymerase subunit alpha, translated as MLIRNGQRLINSRNWTELVKPETLERDSDSTDTHGRFVCEPLERGFGTTLGNALRRVLLSSLQGAAIVAARIEGVQHEFSTIPGVIEDVTEIILNLKQVRLAMATEDPQRLTLFANKKGEVLASAIQGNQNVSVLSEDVLIATLSEDRDFRIELEVRMGKGYVTADMHEGLDSEIGLILLDSSFSPVKKVAYTIEQARVGQMTNYDKLVLEVDTDGSISPEDAISYSAKILKDQLTVFINFDEKESEADKARRRDDIELNPSLFKSIDELELSVRATNCLKSANIQTVGELMQKTENEMLKTKNFGKKSLEEIRRVLEDMGLEFGMRIENFEQKYQEWLKRKQVDET; from the coding sequence ATGTTGATTCGCAACGGCCAACGGCTCATCAACTCCCGGAACTGGACCGAGTTGGTCAAGCCGGAAACCCTTGAACGGGATTCCGACTCGACCGATACCCACGGTCGGTTCGTGTGCGAGCCCCTGGAACGAGGGTTCGGCACCACACTCGGCAATGCGCTGCGCCGGGTGCTGTTGTCTTCCCTCCAGGGCGCGGCCATCGTCGCCGCCCGCATCGAGGGCGTGCAGCACGAGTTCTCGACCATCCCGGGAGTCATCGAGGATGTGACCGAAATCATCCTCAACCTCAAACAGGTCCGGCTGGCCATGGCCACCGAAGACCCGCAGCGCCTGACGCTTTTCGCCAATAAAAAAGGCGAGGTTCTGGCCAGCGCCATCCAGGGCAACCAGAACGTCTCGGTTCTTAGCGAGGATGTGCTCATCGCCACCCTCTCCGAGGACCGCGACTTCCGCATCGAACTCGAAGTGCGTATGGGCAAGGGCTACGTCACGGCCGACATGCACGAGGGGCTCGATTCGGAAATCGGCCTGATCCTGCTTGATTCCAGCTTTTCGCCGGTCAAGAAGGTGGCCTACACCATCGAACAGGCTCGCGTCGGCCAGATGACCAACTACGACAAGCTTGTGCTTGAGGTGGATACCGACGGCTCCATCTCTCCCGAGGACGCCATTTCCTACAGCGCCAAGATCCTCAAGGACCAGCTGACTGTCTTTATCAACTTCGACGAGAAAGAGTCCGAAGCCGACAAGGCCCGCCGCCGCGACGACATCGAACTCAATCCCAGCCTTTTCAAAAGCATAGACGAGCTCGAACTTTCCGTTCGCGCGACCAATTGCTTGAAGTCCGCCAACATCCAAACTGTCGGCGAACTCATGCAGAAAACCGAAAACGAGATGCTCAAGACCAAGAACTTCGGCAAGAAGTCCCTTGAGGAAATCCGCCGGGTGCTTGAAGACATGGGCCTGGAATTCGGCATGCGCATCGAGAACTTCGAGCAAAAATACCAGGAATGGCTCAAGAGGAAGCAGGTCGATGAGACATAA